A single region of the Bicyclus anynana chromosome 16, ilBicAnyn1.1, whole genome shotgun sequence genome encodes:
- the LOC112054411 gene encoding uncharacterized protein LOC112054411: MALPMLRRCCGCLSLEKGCLILSILSTLCCIAYIITGSWYMRQHTERKPEDNLISMTMVMFGTLSAISNIVVLLGVTLSRPGFLQLSLLCNSVFMLCILLVDMVTCLFSNELAPYIQQPGYLALIIILILAKAVYYIYYLTVVNSLYRKMKMYGDGETALPI; this comes from the exons ATGGCGCTGCCGATGTTAAGGCGCTGTTGCGGTTGTCTCTCTTTAGAAAAAGGGTGTCTCATCTTGTCCATTCTCTCCACA TTGTGCTGCATTGCCTACATCATCACGGGGTCATGGTATATGCGGCAGCATACAGAGAGGAAGCCGGAAGACAACCTGATATCCATGACCATGGTGATGTTTGGCACTCTCTCTGCTATTAGTAACATCGTGGTTCTGTTAGGAGTTACCTTA AGTCGTCCGGGCTTCCTACAGCTGTCACTGCTGTGCAACTCCGTGTTCATGCTGTGCATCCTGCTGGTGGACATGGTGACGTGTCTCTTCAGTAACGAGCTGGCGCCCTACATACAGCAGCCGGGGTACTTGGCGCTCATCATCATACTAATCCTCGCTAAAGCAG TGTACTATATCTACTACTTAACGGTCGTTAACAGTCTCTACAGGAAGATGAAGATGTACGGTGACGGTGAAACTGCCTTGCCTATATAA
- the LOC112054412 gene encoding uncharacterized protein LOC112054412 — protein MGRMELPVLDKCCFVLDLKTGCIVLGVVNSILTFVLAVILITFAVDLKEMSLVKREFSDEGGVYSVLYAFVVVFVVVLFVKFLLDLVFVWAVYKEKSGIIKKYCIFWIVVLVLHVICFLKSMPHMGAGHLISQTFFIAENFYYIAVVRSYLKSINEDGVL, from the exons atg ggAAGAATGGAGCTCCCAGTTTTGGACAAGTGTTGCTTTGTACTGGATTTGAAGACGGGATGTATCGTCCTGGGTGTCGTGAATTCT ATCCTAACGTTCGTGTTGGCGGTTATCCTGATAACGTTCGCGGTGGACTTGAAGGAGATGTCGCTGGTCAAACGTGAGTTCAGCGACGAAGGCGGCGTGTACTCCGTGCTCTACGCCTTCGTCGTGGTGTTCGTCGTGGTGCTGTTCGTCAAGTTCCTGCTCGACCTGGTGTTCGTCTGGGCTGTATATAAG GAGAAGAGTGGCATCATAAAGAAGTACTGCATCTTCTGGATCGTGGTACTGGTCCTCCACGTGATCTGCTTCCTCAAATCTATGCCGCACATGGGCGCCGGACATTTGATTTCACAAACATTCTTTAtag CTGAAAACTTCTACTACATTGCCGTGGTGCGAAGCTATTTGAAGTCAATCAACGAAGACGGGGTGTTGTAA